In one window of Bombus vancouverensis nearcticus chromosome 10, iyBomVanc1_principal, whole genome shotgun sequence DNA:
- the tap gene encoding basic helix-loop-helix neural transcription factor TAP gives MSSEYSFCSEGGFDELSSSSDSGFDVSFESPKHEVQSDTLFPPAKEGKRKKTRNTRCKSPTQVLRLKRNRRIKANDRERHRMHTLNDALERLRMALPTFPEDTKLTKIETLRFAHNYIWALSQTLGNSEAGEITVNVGNVTVSISENGNMITSSTGSCAVAAQKRLGPSHTVFPYPQERFVPEWQEYDCYSDQSVSPPMQYQQCYDQRMYHAQHQLPAPHHMGHNNMYQCL, from the exons ATGTCCTCGGAGTACTCATTCTGCAGCGAAGGCGGCTTCGACGAGCTCTCAAGTTCCTCGGATTCCGGTTTCGACGTCAGCTTCGAATCGCCAAAGCACGAGGTTCAATCAGACACCCTGTTTCCACCAGCCAAAgaaggaaaacgaaagaaaacccGAAACACACGGTGCAAGAGTCCCACACAG GTGCTCAGGCTGAAAAGGAACCGTCGAATAAAGGCGAATGATCGAGAGCGGCACAGGATGCACACATTGAACGACGCGTTGGAACGTCTCCGGATGGCGTTGCCGACCTTTCCGGAAGACACGAAGCTCACGAAAATCGAAACCCTCCGTTTCGCCCACAACTATATTTGGGCACTGTCACAGACATTGGGGAATTCCGAAGCAGGCGAGATCACAGTGAACGTGGGTAACGTGACGGTCAGTATCAGTGAGAATGGAAACATGATCACCTCCTCGACCGGAAGCTGTGCTGTAGCCGCGCAGAAGCGGCTTGGACCGTCGCATACTGTCTTTCCTTATCCTCAGGAAAGATTCGTGCCCGAATGGCAGGAGTACGATTGCTATAGCGATCAGAGTGTTAGTCCACCGATGCAGTATCAGCAGTGTTATGATCAGAGGATGTATCATGCGCAGCATCAACTTCCTGCGCCGCATCATATGGGACATAATAATATGTATCAGTGTCTTTAG